Proteins encoded by one window of Kribbella italica:
- a CDS encoding iron-siderophore ABC transporter substrate-binding protein: MRRVTVLAASLLLALTACGTSEPTEPQANESAAAQPVSVTDARNKKVDLPKPATKVVGLEWGVIENLITLGVQPVGVADVKGYTTWVTAAKLDAGVKDVGTRGEASVDAIVALNPDLIITTTDEAANTITQLEKAAPVLVVRGADAKNAIPQMKKNLELVGAAIGKSKEATEANAAFDQAVADGKKKIADAGKAGEGFTMADGYKEGSTISIRMFTSGSLLGAVAGELGLKNNWTGAGDPDYGLAQTDIEGLTKLGDGSFLYIASTADGGDVFGGDLSKNAIWKNLPFVKAGSVHRLSDGIWMFGGPKSTEQFIDATVQAVTS, from the coding sequence ATGAGAAGAGTCACCGTCCTGGCCGCGAGCCTCCTGCTCGCGCTGACCGCCTGCGGCACCAGCGAGCCGACCGAGCCGCAGGCGAACGAGTCCGCCGCCGCCCAGCCGGTCTCCGTCACCGACGCGCGCAACAAGAAGGTCGATCTGCCCAAGCCCGCGACCAAGGTCGTCGGCCTGGAGTGGGGCGTGATCGAGAACCTGATCACCCTCGGCGTCCAGCCGGTCGGCGTCGCCGACGTGAAGGGCTACACCACCTGGGTGACCGCGGCGAAACTCGATGCCGGGGTCAAGGACGTCGGTACCCGCGGCGAGGCCAGTGTCGACGCGATCGTTGCCCTGAACCCCGATCTGATCATCACCACCACCGACGAGGCCGCGAACACGATCACGCAGCTGGAGAAGGCCGCGCCGGTGCTCGTCGTCCGGGGTGCGGACGCGAAGAACGCGATCCCGCAGATGAAGAAGAACCTGGAGCTGGTCGGCGCCGCGATCGGCAAGTCGAAGGAGGCCACCGAGGCGAACGCCGCGTTCGACCAGGCCGTTGCCGATGGCAAGAAGAAGATCGCCGACGCGGGCAAGGCCGGCGAGGGCTTCACGATGGCCGACGGGTACAAGGAAGGCAGCACGATCTCGATCCGGATGTTCACCAGCGGCTCGCTGCTCGGTGCGGTCGCCGGCGAGCTCGGCCTGAAGAACAACTGGACCGGCGCGGGCGACCCCGACTACGGCCTGGCGCAGACCGACATCGAGGGCCTGACCAAGCTCGGCGACGGCAGCTTCCTGTACATCGCCTCGACGGCCGACGGCGGTGACGTGTTCGGCGGCGACCTGTCGAAGAACGCGATCTGGAAGAACCTGCCGTTCGTGAAGGCCGGCAGCGTGCACCGCCTGTCCGACGGGATCTGGATGTTCGGCGGACCGAAGTCGACCGAGCAGTTCATCGACGCCACGGTGCAGGCAGTCACC
- a CDS encoding ABC transporter ATP-binding protein produces MRESVGLTGAGLRLGYHGRLVVDEAGLGIEPAGVTALVGPNGSGKSTLLRAMARLHKPDAGTVCFADGEDALALSQKDFARKVTLLSQSRPTPNGVSVRDVVGYGRHPYRGRWRNDDPDGNAAIEHAMDVTGVTSMAERAVDELSGGELQRVWLATCLAQDTGVLLLDEPTTFLDLRYQIEILDLMRDLADEHGVAVGVVLHDLNQAADVADRIVLLDQGRVRSTGTPGEVLQADALTETYGIRIDVSTDPVTGRISTQPVGRHLHRHVLQNHCLQDI; encoded by the coding sequence ATGCGAGAGTCGGTGGGGCTGACGGGCGCCGGGTTGCGGCTGGGGTACCACGGGCGGTTGGTCGTGGACGAGGCCGGGCTGGGGATCGAGCCGGCGGGGGTGACCGCGCTGGTCGGGCCCAACGGGAGCGGGAAGTCGACGCTGCTGCGGGCGATGGCGCGGTTGCACAAGCCGGACGCGGGGACCGTGTGCTTCGCCGACGGCGAGGACGCGCTGGCGCTGTCGCAGAAGGACTTCGCACGGAAGGTGACCTTGCTCTCGCAGTCGCGCCCGACGCCGAACGGCGTGAGCGTGCGGGACGTGGTCGGCTACGGCCGGCACCCGTACCGCGGGCGCTGGCGCAACGACGACCCGGACGGCAACGCCGCGATCGAGCACGCGATGGACGTCACCGGCGTCACGAGCATGGCCGAGCGGGCCGTCGACGAACTGTCCGGTGGTGAGCTGCAGCGCGTCTGGCTGGCCACCTGTCTGGCGCAGGACACCGGCGTCCTGCTGCTCGACGAGCCGACCACCTTCCTCGACCTGCGCTACCAGATCGAGATCCTCGACCTGATGCGCGACCTGGCCGACGAGCACGGCGTTGCCGTCGGCGTCGTACTGCACGACCTGAACCAGGCGGCCGACGTGGCCGACCGGATCGTCCTGCTCGACCAAGGGCGGGTCCGGTCCACCGGTACGCCGGGCGAGGTCCTGCAGGCGGACGCGTTGACCGAGACCTACGGGATCCGGATCGACGTCAGCACCGACCCGGTCACCGGGCGGATCAGCACCCAGCCGGTCGGCAGGCACCTGCACCGGCACGTCCTTCAAAACCACTGCCTTCAAGACATCTGA
- a CDS encoding VOC family protein — translation MLYVADVDASATFYRDRLGFRIGFLHGNPPFYGSVSRDGATLHLKLVHEPVFAAGVVEREGLIMAFVETPDVRELYTEYLAAEAEIVQKLTKQAWGGTDFIVRDLDGNAIAFVG, via the coding sequence GTGTTGTACGTCGCCGACGTCGACGCCTCGGCCACGTTCTACCGGGACCGGCTCGGCTTCCGGATCGGCTTCTTGCACGGCAACCCGCCGTTCTACGGATCGGTGTCGCGCGACGGCGCGACCTTGCACCTGAAGCTGGTGCACGAGCCGGTGTTCGCGGCCGGTGTCGTGGAACGGGAAGGGCTCATCATGGCGTTCGTCGAGACGCCGGACGTCCGCGAGCTCTACACGGAGTATCTGGCCGCTGAGGCCGAGATCGTGCAGAAGCTGACCAAACAGGCGTGGGGTGGCACCGACTTCATCGTGCGCGACCTGGACGGCAACGCGATCGCGTTCGTCGGCTGA
- a CDS encoding NADPH-dependent 2,4-dienoyl-CoA reductase, translated as MTSPYPTLLAPLDLGHVTLPNRVIMGSMHTGLEDRARDLPKLAAYFAERARGGVGLIVTGGYAPNRTGWLTPFGSRLTSRRQARKHRIVTDAVHAEGGRIALQILHAGRYSYHPFSVSASRLKAPINPFRPRALSDRGVRRQIDAYVECAALAQQAGYDGVEIMGSEGYFINQFLAERTNRRTDQWGGTPENRRRLAVEIVRRTRERVGPSFLIIYRLSMADLVEGGQTWDEVIALGKEIEAAGASIINTGIGWHEARVPTIVTSVPRAAFTSVTAAFRPHVNIPVVTSNRINLPQVAEEVLARGDADLVSLARPFLADPEWVLKASDARADEINVCIACNQACLDHVFAKKPASCMVNPRAARETELVLLPTRRTKKVAVVGAGPAGLSAAVTAAERGHEVELFEADQEIGGQFGIARRIPGKEEFAETIRYYRRRLDLTGVKLHLGHRATPEDLTAFDEVIIATGVVPRIPSIPGIDHPSVLSYAELVRDSRPVGRAVAVIGAGGIGVDVTEYLTTAASPTLDLALWKSEWGVGNPVEDRAGLVEPHPDPSPREVYLLQRKPGKIGSDLGKTTGWVHRAALKNKQVTQLRSVNYERIDDQGLHLTFGPSHENPRTLEVDNVIICAGQEPVNDLAETLRAQGQSVHVIGGADVAAELDAKRAIAQGTRLAAEL; from the coding sequence ATGACTTCCCCGTACCCGACCTTGCTTGCACCACTGGATCTCGGCCACGTCACGCTGCCCAACCGGGTGATCATGGGCTCGATGCACACCGGTCTCGAGGACCGGGCGCGCGACCTGCCGAAGCTCGCGGCGTACTTCGCCGAGCGCGCCCGCGGCGGCGTCGGCCTGATCGTCACCGGCGGCTACGCGCCGAACCGCACCGGCTGGCTCACGCCGTTCGGCTCCCGCCTCACCTCGCGCCGGCAAGCGCGGAAGCACCGGATCGTCACCGACGCCGTGCACGCCGAGGGCGGCCGGATCGCGCTACAGATCCTGCACGCCGGGCGGTACTCGTACCACCCCTTCAGTGTTTCGGCCTCGCGGCTGAAGGCGCCGATCAACCCGTTCCGCCCCCGCGCCCTGTCCGACCGAGGCGTCCGCCGGCAGATCGACGCGTACGTCGAGTGCGCCGCGCTCGCGCAGCAGGCCGGGTACGACGGCGTCGAGATCATGGGCTCCGAGGGCTACTTCATCAACCAGTTCCTTGCCGAGCGCACCAACCGCCGTACCGACCAGTGGGGCGGTACGCCGGAGAACCGCCGCCGCCTCGCCGTCGAGATCGTCCGCCGGACCCGCGAACGCGTCGGCCCGTCGTTCCTGATCATCTACCGGCTCTCGATGGCCGACCTCGTCGAAGGCGGCCAGACCTGGGACGAGGTGATTGCCCTAGGCAAGGAGATCGAAGCGGCCGGCGCGTCGATCATCAACACCGGCATCGGCTGGCACGAAGCGCGCGTCCCGACGATCGTCACGTCGGTCCCGCGCGCCGCCTTCACCTCCGTCACCGCCGCCTTCCGGCCGCACGTGAACATCCCCGTCGTCACCTCGAACCGGATCAACCTGCCCCAGGTCGCCGAGGAGGTCCTCGCCCGCGGCGACGCCGACCTGGTCAGCCTGGCGCGGCCGTTCCTGGCCGACCCCGAGTGGGTGCTCAAGGCAAGCGATGCGCGGGCCGACGAGATCAACGTCTGCATCGCCTGCAACCAGGCCTGCCTGGACCACGTCTTCGCGAAGAAGCCGGCCAGCTGCATGGTCAACCCCCGCGCCGCCCGCGAGACCGAACTGGTGCTGCTGCCCACCCGCCGTACGAAGAAGGTCGCGGTCGTCGGCGCCGGCCCCGCCGGACTGTCCGCCGCGGTCACGGCCGCCGAGCGCGGCCACGAGGTCGAACTCTTCGAGGCCGACCAGGAGATCGGCGGCCAGTTCGGCATCGCCCGCCGGATCCCCGGCAAGGAGGAGTTCGCCGAGACGATCCGCTACTACCGCCGCCGCCTCGACCTGACCGGCGTCAAACTCCACCTCGGCCACCGCGCCACACCCGAGGACCTGACGGCGTTCGACGAGGTCATCATCGCCACCGGCGTGGTCCCGCGCATCCCGTCCATCCCCGGGATCGACCACCCGAGCGTCCTCTCGTACGCCGAACTCGTCCGCGACTCGCGCCCGGTCGGCCGCGCGGTCGCCGTCATCGGCGCCGGCGGCATCGGCGTCGACGTCACCGAGTACCTCACCACCGCCGCGTCACCCACCCTCGACCTGGCGCTGTGGAAATCCGAATGGGGCGTAGGCAACCCGGTCGAAGACCGTGCCGGCCTGGTCGAACCCCACCCCGACCCCTCCCCGCGAGAGGTCTACCTCCTCCAACGCAAACCGGGCAAGATCGGCAGCGACCTGGGCAAAACCACCGGCTGGGTCCACCGAGCCGCCCTCAAGAACAAGCAGGTCACCCAACTCCGCTCCGTCAACTACGAACGCATCGACGACCAGGGCCTCCACCTCACCTTCGGCCCCAGCCACGAGAACCCCCGCACCCTCGAAGTCGACAACGTCATCATCTGCGCCGGCCAGGAGCCCGTGAACGACCTCGCCGAAACCCTCCGCGCCCAAGGCCAATCAGTCCACGTCATCGGCGGCGCCGACGTAGCCGCCGAACTCGACGCCAAACGAGCCATAGCCCAAGGCACCCGCCTGGCCGCCGAACTGTAG
- a CDS encoding PadR family transcriptional regulator, which translates to MALEHALLVSLSEREGSGYELARRFDRSIGFFWAATHQQIYRVLRRMEEAGWVTHTDVAQEGRPDKKVYRVADAGRAELTRWLAEPIEPTVLRDELGVKLRGASLGDLDAVRREVERHRDEHAARLAAYQAIEHRDFPKPSTLSGRELHQYLVLRGGVRAEQSFTDWCDEVLQALRPEGPR; encoded by the coding sequence ATGGCGCTCGAGCACGCGTTGCTGGTCTCACTCAGTGAGCGGGAGGGATCGGGGTACGAGCTGGCCCGCCGGTTCGACCGGTCGATCGGGTTCTTCTGGGCGGCGACGCATCAGCAGATCTACCGAGTGCTGCGGCGGATGGAAGAGGCCGGCTGGGTCACCCACACCGACGTCGCGCAGGAGGGCCGGCCGGACAAGAAGGTCTACCGGGTCGCCGACGCGGGGCGTGCCGAACTCACCCGCTGGCTGGCCGAGCCGATCGAGCCGACCGTGCTGCGCGACGAGCTGGGCGTGAAGCTGCGCGGAGCGTCCCTCGGCGATCTCGACGCCGTACGGCGTGAGGTCGAGCGGCACCGCGACGAGCACGCCGCGCGGCTGGCGGCGTACCAGGCGATCGAGCACCGTGACTTCCCGAAGCCTTCGACGCTGTCGGGACGTGAACTGCACCAGTACCTCGTACTCCGCGGCGGCGTCCGCGCCGAGCAGTCGTTCACCGACTGGTGCGACGAGGTCCTCCAGGCCCTGCGACCGGAAGGCCCCCGATGA
- a CDS encoding cation:proton antiporter regulatory subunit — translation MDHAHPTRTTLPGIGTRYDLVTEGGKHVSIVVHEDGRRFLGFHDPDDDDNCTNSVPLDPAEAGALAQLLVPTPIDPLRNDLEIDLVTEQIPITSRSPYSGRTLGDTQARSLTGASIVAVLRRTGATPSPAPDFRFTIGDTLVVVGTREGVDAVADLISGG, via the coding sequence ATGGACCACGCCCACCCGACCCGGACCACGCTGCCCGGCATCGGCACCCGCTACGACCTCGTCACCGAGGGCGGCAAGCACGTGTCGATCGTCGTCCACGAGGACGGGCGCCGGTTCCTGGGCTTTCACGATCCCGACGACGACGACAACTGCACGAACTCGGTCCCCCTGGACCCGGCCGAGGCCGGCGCGCTGGCCCAACTGCTGGTCCCGACGCCGATCGACCCGCTGCGCAACGACCTCGAGATCGACCTGGTCACCGAGCAGATCCCGATCACCAGCCGTTCGCCGTACTCGGGCCGGACGCTCGGCGACACCCAGGCCCGGTCGCTGACCGGCGCCTCGATCGTGGCCGTCCTGCGGCGGACCGGCGCGACGCCGTCGCCGGCCCCGGACTTCCGGTTCACGATCGGCGACACGCTGGTCGTGGTCGGTACCCGCGAAGGTGTGGACGCTGTCGCCGACCTGATCTCGGGAGGCTGA
- a CDS encoding cation:proton antiporter, producing the protein MTMLLIELGAVILALGILGRIAGRVGFSPIPLYLLAGLAFGHGGLLPLDASEEFVATGAEIGVILLLLLLGLEYTAADLVSTLKTQYLSGVVDFVLNALPGAAVALMLGWGPVAAVALAGVTWISSSGVIAKVVGDLGRLGNRETPVILGILVLEDLSMAVYLPILTALLAGVGLAGGSITLLISLGTVSIVLFVALRYGRVISRAVSSDNPEMLLLVVLGLTLLVAGIAAKLQVSAAVGAFLVGIALSGEVAHGARNLLSPLRDLFAAVFFVFFGLSTDPADIPPVLGVALALAVFTGLTKILTGWYAARRAGIKPAGRWRAGGTLVARGEFSIVIAGLAVGVEPRLGPLATAYVLILVIIGPIAARYTEPVAKKLSGLRKTAPPALPAGGPAEERLDDPANTGS; encoded by the coding sequence ATGACGATGCTGCTGATCGAGCTCGGCGCGGTGATCCTTGCCCTGGGCATCCTCGGCCGGATCGCCGGCCGGGTCGGCTTCTCGCCGATCCCGCTGTACCTGCTGGCCGGGCTCGCCTTCGGGCACGGCGGGCTGCTGCCGCTCGACGCGAGCGAGGAGTTCGTTGCCACCGGCGCCGAGATCGGCGTCATCCTGCTGCTGTTGCTGCTCGGGCTGGAGTACACGGCGGCCGACCTGGTCAGCACGCTGAAGACGCAGTACCTGTCCGGTGTCGTCGACTTCGTCCTGAACGCTCTGCCGGGTGCGGCCGTTGCCTTGATGCTCGGTTGGGGTCCGGTCGCGGCGGTCGCGCTGGCCGGTGTCACCTGGATCTCGTCGTCGGGCGTGATCGCGAAGGTGGTCGGGGATCTCGGGCGGTTGGGTAACCGCGAGACGCCCGTGATCCTCGGGATCCTGGTGCTCGAGGACCTGTCGATGGCGGTCTACCTGCCGATCCTGACCGCGCTGCTGGCCGGCGTCGGGCTGGCCGGTGGGAGCATCACGCTGCTGATCTCGCTGGGCACGGTGAGCATCGTGCTGTTCGTCGCCCTCCGGTACGGGCGGGTGATCAGCCGGGCCGTCTCGTCGGACAACCCGGAGATGCTGCTGCTCGTTGTCCTCGGTCTGACACTGCTGGTCGCGGGCATCGCGGCGAAGCTGCAGGTGTCGGCGGCGGTCGGCGCGTTCCTGGTCGGGATCGCGTTGTCGGGCGAGGTCGCGCACGGTGCGCGGAACCTGCTGAGCCCGTTGCGGGATCTGTTCGCGGCGGTGTTCTTCGTGTTCTTCGGACTGAGCACGGATCCGGCCGACATCCCGCCGGTGCTCGGCGTCGCGCTGGCGCTCGCGGTGTTCACTGGACTGACGAAGATTCTCACCGGCTGGTACGCCGCCAGGCGCGCGGGGATCAAGCCGGCCGGGCGGTGGCGCGCCGGTGGGACGCTGGTCGCGCGCGGGGAGTTCTCGATCGTGATCGCGGGGTTGGCCGTTGGCGTCGAGCCGCGGCTGGGGCCGCTGGCGACGGCGTACGTGCTGATCCTGGTGATCATCGGGCCGATCGCCGCGCGGTACACGGAGCCGGTCGCGAAGAAGTTGTCGGGGCTGCGCAAGACCGCTCCCCCGGCACTCCCCGCCGGCGGACCCGCCGAGGAGCGCCTCGACGACCCGGCCAACACCGGGAGCTGA
- a CDS encoding YdeI/OmpD-associated family protein, with protein sequence MSSTVAKTEMSDALAVRPADVAEWRAWLAANGETERAVWLVVGRGAEDVVDYVAAVEHALCFGWVDSKTIRRDDSTTYQCFTPRNPRSTWSKVNRERVARLTADGLMAPAGIAVIERAQKTGVWDVLAEAQDLIVPADLQTELDRNEQAGRHFAKFPPSSKRVILEWIALAKRPETRTRRIQQTVELAEVNQRANHRTPTTH encoded by the coding sequence ATGAGCAGCACGGTGGCGAAGACGGAGATGTCGGACGCGTTGGCGGTCCGGCCGGCGGATGTGGCGGAGTGGCGCGCCTGGCTCGCGGCCAACGGGGAGACCGAGCGGGCCGTGTGGCTGGTGGTGGGCCGAGGCGCCGAGGACGTCGTGGATTACGTCGCGGCGGTCGAGCACGCGTTGTGCTTCGGGTGGGTGGACAGCAAGACGATCCGGCGCGACGACTCCACGACGTACCAGTGCTTCACCCCGCGGAACCCGCGCAGCACCTGGAGCAAGGTGAACCGCGAGCGTGTCGCCCGGCTGACGGCCGATGGGCTGATGGCGCCGGCAGGGATCGCCGTGATCGAGCGGGCCCAGAAGACCGGAGTGTGGGACGTGCTCGCCGAGGCCCAGGACCTGATCGTCCCGGCCGACCTCCAGACGGAGCTCGACCGGAACGAGCAAGCAGGCCGGCACTTCGCGAAGTTCCCGCCGTCGTCCAAGCGCGTCATCCTCGAGTGGATCGCCCTCGCCAAGCGCCCCGAGACGCGCACCCGGCGAATCCAGCAGACGGTCGAGCTCGCCGAGGTCAACCAGCGAGCCAACCACCGGACGCCCACCACTCACTAA
- a CDS encoding methylated-DNA--[protein]-cysteine S-methyltransferase → MPYAVLESPIGDLTLVGSPDDELTGLYMEQHRHRPPIEAFGARDDSILPKVVDQLAEYFAGERTTFDVPLAPAGTPFQQEVWTGLLAIPYGTTTTYGELAVALGKPLTASRAVGLANGKNPISIIVPCHRVIGASGSLTGYGGGLPRKQQLLDLERGDALF, encoded by the coding sequence ATGCCGTACGCCGTACTCGAGAGCCCGATCGGCGATCTCACCCTCGTCGGCTCACCCGACGACGAACTGACCGGCCTCTACATGGAGCAGCACCGCCACCGCCCGCCCATCGAAGCCTTCGGCGCCCGCGACGACTCGATCCTGCCCAAGGTCGTCGACCAGCTGGCGGAGTACTTCGCCGGCGAGCGCACCACCTTCGACGTCCCGCTCGCGCCGGCCGGAACGCCATTCCAGCAAGAGGTCTGGACCGGCCTGCTCGCCATCCCGTACGGCACCACCACGACGTACGGCGAACTGGCCGTTGCCCTCGGCAAGCCACTGACCGCGTCGCGAGCCGTCGGCCTGGCCAACGGCAAGAACCCGATCAGCATCATCGTCCCGTGCCACCGGGTGATCGGCGCGTCCGGCAGTCTCACCGGGTACGGCGGCGGCCTGCCCCGCAAACAGCAACTCCTCGACCTGGAACGCGGCGACGCCCTGTTCTAG
- a CDS encoding GNAT family N-acetyltransferase produces MTELRTERLLLRQWTEADKEPFAALNADPAVMEHFPAMLTREQSDEMVDRTARAVVERGFGWWAVEVLETGRFIGFTGLSVASFEAPFTPAVEIGWRLSKDAWGNGYATEGARAALAYGFGPLGLDEIVSFTATTNLPSQRVMQRIGMTHDEADDFDHSRLEPGHRLRRHVLYRIARP; encoded by the coding sequence ATGACCGAGTTGCGGACCGAGCGGCTGCTGCTGCGCCAGTGGACCGAGGCCGACAAGGAGCCGTTCGCGGCCCTGAACGCGGACCCGGCGGTGATGGAGCACTTCCCGGCGATGCTGACCCGCGAGCAGAGCGACGAGATGGTCGACCGGACCGCCCGGGCCGTCGTCGAGCGAGGGTTCGGCTGGTGGGCGGTGGAGGTGCTCGAGACGGGCCGGTTCATCGGCTTCACCGGGCTGTCGGTCGCGAGTTTCGAGGCGCCCTTCACCCCGGCCGTCGAGATCGGCTGGCGGCTCTCGAAGGATGCCTGGGGCAACGGCTATGCGACCGAGGGGGCCCGGGCCGCACTGGCGTACGGGTTCGGACCGCTCGGGCTGGACGAGATCGTCTCGTTCACCGCGACCACCAACCTGCCGTCCCAGCGCGTCATGCAACGCATCGGCATGACGCACGACGAGGCGGACGACTTCGACCACTCACGACTGGAGCCCGGCCACCGCCTGCGGCGTCACGTCCTCTACCGCATCGCCCGCCCCTGA
- a CDS encoding AlkA N-terminal domain-containing protein, whose translation MRAVQSKDARFDGWFFTAVLTTKIYCRPSCPVVPPKVQNMRFYPSAAAAQQAGFRACKRCRPDASPGSPEWNDRADLVARAMRLISDGVVDRDGVPGLATQLGYSVRQVQRQLHAELGAGPLALARAQRAQTARMLIETSDLQMADVAFASGFSSVRTFNETVQEVFALSPSELRGRAKRGSHPTAPGTISLRLPFRAPLTPDNLFGHLIATGVPGVEEWYTGAYRRTLRLPHGHGVVSLSPMPDHIACQLSLTDQRDLAIAISRCRRMLDLDADPIAVDELLAEDPFLAPLIAKAPGRRVPRTVDGEEFAVRAVLGQQVSTAAARTHASRLVQAYGEPIDDPAGGLTHLFPTMQALAGLDPETLAFPKSRRTTLTTLIATLAAGEIDLGAGSDWDQARAQLAELPGIGPWTVESIAMRALGDPDAFVASDLGIRYAARDLGLPEAPKPLIEHARAWRPWRAYAVQYLWATGDHAINKIPTE comes from the coding sequence GTGCGAGCGGTCCAGTCCAAGGACGCGCGGTTCGACGGCTGGTTCTTCACCGCGGTCCTGACCACGAAGATCTACTGCCGGCCGAGCTGCCCGGTGGTCCCGCCGAAGGTCCAGAACATGCGGTTCTACCCGAGCGCGGCCGCGGCCCAGCAGGCCGGCTTCCGCGCCTGCAAACGCTGCCGCCCCGACGCCAGCCCGGGGTCCCCGGAGTGGAACGACCGCGCCGACCTGGTCGCCCGCGCGATGCGGCTGATCAGCGACGGCGTCGTCGACCGCGACGGCGTACCGGGCCTCGCGACCCAGCTGGGGTACAGCGTCCGCCAGGTCCAGCGCCAGCTCCACGCCGAGCTCGGCGCCGGCCCGCTCGCCCTCGCGCGGGCGCAGCGCGCGCAGACCGCGCGGATGCTGATCGAGACCAGCGACCTGCAGATGGCCGACGTCGCGTTCGCGTCCGGCTTCTCCAGCGTGCGTACGTTCAACGAGACCGTCCAGGAAGTCTTCGCACTCTCGCCGAGTGAGCTGCGCGGCCGGGCCAAGCGCGGCTCGCACCCGACCGCCCCCGGCACGATCTCGCTGCGGCTCCCGTTCCGCGCGCCGCTCACCCCGGACAACCTGTTCGGCCACCTGATCGCCACCGGCGTACCGGGTGTCGAGGAGTGGTACACCGGCGCCTACCGCCGCACCCTCCGGCTCCCGCACGGCCACGGCGTCGTCTCGCTGAGCCCGATGCCCGACCACATCGCCTGCCAGCTGTCGCTGACCGACCAGCGCGACCTCGCGATCGCGATCAGCCGCTGCCGCCGGATGCTCGACCTGGACGCCGACCCGATCGCCGTCGACGAGCTGCTCGCCGAGGACCCGTTCCTCGCACCGCTGATCGCGAAGGCGCCCGGCCGGCGCGTGCCGCGGACGGTCGACGGCGAGGAGTTCGCCGTCCGGGCCGTGCTCGGTCAGCAGGTGTCGACGGCCGCCGCGCGGACGCACGCGAGCCGTCTCGTCCAGGCGTACGGCGAACCGATCGACGACCCGGCCGGCGGGCTGACGCACCTGTTCCCGACGATGCAGGCGCTGGCCGGGCTCGATCCGGAGACGCTGGCGTTCCCGAAGTCCCGCCGTACGACGTTGACCACGCTGATCGCGACCCTCGCGGCCGGCGAGATCGACCTCGGCGCCGGCAGCGACTGGGACCAGGCCCGGGCACAGCTCGCCGAACTGCCCGGGATCGGCCCGTGGACGGTCGAGTCGATCGCGATGCGCGCGCTCGGCGACCCGGACGCCTTCGTGGCCAGCGATCTGGGCATCCGGTACGCCGCCCGCGACCTCGGGTTGCCCGAGGCCCCCAAACCGCTGATCGAGCACGCCCGGGCCTGGCGGCCGTGGCGTGCGTACGCCGTCCAGTACCTGTGGGCGACCGGAGACCATGCCATCAACAAGATCCCGACGGAGTGA
- a CDS encoding SDR family NAD(P)-dependent oxidoreductase gives MNDLTGKLVLVTGGSRGIGAASAIALAVAGADVAITYQSAADEAAQVVKQIEAAGRRGFAFQADAADATAVEETVARAVDALGGLDVLVNNAGVGSSGMISDVALEEVDRVLAVNVRGAYVAARAAAARLSDGGRMIHVGSTIASRNAGPGMTLYALSKSAVVGMSKGLARDLGPRGITSNVVQPGPTDTAMNPADGPYAEAQRGALALDRFGTTDEVAALIVYLAGPTAAYITGTELTIDGGHAA, from the coding sequence ATGAACGACCTTACGGGCAAGCTGGTACTCGTGACCGGCGGGAGCCGTGGCATCGGCGCCGCTTCCGCGATCGCGCTGGCAGTGGCGGGTGCCGATGTGGCGATCACCTACCAGAGCGCGGCCGACGAGGCGGCGCAGGTGGTGAAGCAGATCGAGGCGGCTGGGCGGCGGGGGTTCGCGTTCCAGGCGGATGCTGCCGACGCGACTGCCGTGGAGGAGACGGTCGCACGGGCGGTCGACGCGCTGGGTGGGCTCGATGTGCTGGTCAACAACGCCGGCGTCGGGTCGAGCGGGATGATCTCGGACGTCGCGTTGGAGGAGGTCGACCGGGTTCTCGCGGTGAACGTGCGTGGGGCGTACGTCGCTGCGCGGGCGGCCGCTGCGCGGTTGTCGGACGGTGGGCGGATGATCCACGTCGGCAGCACGATCGCTTCACGGAACGCGGGACCGGGGATGACGCTGTACGCGCTGAGCAAGTCGGCGGTGGTCGGGATGAGCAAGGGACTCGCGCGGGACCTCGGTCCGCGGGGGATCACGTCGAACGTCGTACAGCCCGGGCCGACCGACACGGCGATGAACCCGGCCGACGGCCCGTACGCCGAGGCGCAGCGCGGCGCGCTCGCCCTCGACCGCTTCGGGACGACCGACGAGGTGGCGGCGCTGATCGTCTACCTCGCCGGGCCGACCGCGGCGTACATCACGGGCACCGAGCTGACGATCGACGGCGGCCACGCCGCCTGA